The Nonlabens spongiae genome contains a region encoding:
- the lysA gene encoding diaminopimelate decarboxylase — MNHQDLTNIAREHGSPVYVYDAEVIIAQYERLVSAFAKAKQLRVHYAVKALSNISILKLFKQLGAGLDTVSLQEVELGLVAGVDPKMIIYTPNGVSLEEIEKVAAKGVQINIDNLSILEQFGSKHPDVPVCVRINPHVMAGGNANISVGHIDSKFGISIHQIPHLLRIVENTGMNVNGVHMHTGSDILDIGVFLYATEVLFETAAKFKDLEFIDFGSGFKVPYKEGDVSTDIEELGEQLSERFNKFCDDYGKDIALAFEPGKFLVSEAGHFIAQVNVVKQTTSTVFAGIDSGFNHLIRPMLYGSYHGIKNISNPEGRQRFYSVVGYICETDTFAQNRQIAEITEGDLLAFSNAGAYCFSMASNYNSRYRPAEVLWHNGKSHVIRKRETMKDILKNQEVVELELATELAE; from the coding sequence ATGAACCATCAAGATTTGACCAACATAGCGCGGGAGCACGGTAGCCCGGTCTATGTCTATGATGCAGAGGTCATCATTGCGCAGTATGAACGTTTAGTTTCCGCTTTCGCGAAAGCGAAACAACTTAGAGTTCACTACGCAGTAAAAGCACTTTCTAACATCTCAATCTTGAAGCTTTTTAAACAGCTGGGAGCTGGACTGGATACCGTCAGTCTACAAGAGGTAGAGCTGGGGCTGGTCGCTGGTGTCGACCCAAAGATGATCATATACACGCCTAACGGTGTCTCGCTGGAAGAGATTGAAAAAGTAGCTGCCAAAGGCGTTCAGATCAACATCGATAATCTATCCATTCTCGAGCAATTTGGTTCCAAACACCCTGACGTACCGGTTTGCGTGCGTATCAATCCGCATGTGATGGCGGGTGGAAATGCCAATATTTCTGTGGGCCACATCGACAGCAAGTTTGGAATTTCCATACACCAGATTCCGCACCTGTTGCGTATTGTGGAGAATACCGGCATGAATGTAAACGGTGTTCACATGCACACGGGTAGTGATATTCTGGACATAGGCGTATTCCTATATGCTACAGAAGTTCTTTTTGAAACCGCGGCAAAATTTAAGGACCTTGAGTTCATCGACTTCGGTAGCGGATTCAAAGTTCCATATAAGGAGGGCGACGTCTCGACCGATATTGAAGAACTGGGCGAGCAGTTGAGTGAGCGTTTCAACAAGTTTTGCGATGATTATGGTAAGGACATCGCACTGGCTTTTGAACCCGGTAAATTTCTCGTGAGTGAGGCGGGACATTTTATTGCTCAGGTCAATGTGGTAAAACAAACCACTTCTACCGTTTTTGCTGGAATTGATTCAGGGTTCAATCACTTGATCCGTCCCATGCTGTACGGTTCCTATCACGGAATCAAAAACATTAGTAATCCAGAGGGGCGCCAGCGTTTTTACAGCGTGGTGGGCTATATCTGTGAAACAGACACTTTTGCCCAAAACCGCCAGATCGCCGAAATCACCGAGGGTGACTTACTCGCATTTTCAAACGCGGGAGCCTACTGTTTCAGCATGGCGAGCAATTACAACAGCCGCTACCGTCCTGCAGAAGTGTTATG
- the sucC gene encoding ADP-forming succinate--CoA ligase subunit beta: MNLHEYQGKEILASYGVTIQRGKIATTAEDAVDAAKELTEETGTGWHVIKAQVHAGGRGKGGGVKLAKSLDDVKKISDEIIGMQLVTPQTSAEGKKVHQVLVAEDVYEPGEAEIEEFYMSVLLDRAQGKNMIMYSTEGGMDIETVAEETPHLIFTETVDPAHGLQGFQARRIAFNLGLSGKAFKEMTKFVTQLYNAYVGSDSALFEINPVLKASDNRIIAVDCKITLDENALFRHKDLAEMRDTREENPTEVEAKAVGLNYVDLDGNVGCMVNGAGLAMATMDLIKQAGGEPANFLDVGGTADAKRVEEAFRIILKDDKVEAILVNIFGGIVRCDRVAQGIVDAYKNMGDEINVPIIVRLQGTNAEIAKELIDNSGLDVQSAVEFKEAADKVQAVLA; encoded by the coding sequence ATGAATCTTCACGAATATCAAGGGAAAGAAATTCTAGCCAGTTATGGTGTGACCATCCAGCGCGGTAAAATTGCAACTACTGCAGAAGATGCGGTGGATGCTGCAAAAGAACTTACCGAGGAAACCGGTACGGGCTGGCACGTTATCAAGGCTCAGGTGCATGCTGGTGGCCGTGGTAAGGGTGGTGGTGTGAAACTTGCCAAAAGCCTAGATGATGTCAAAAAGATATCAGATGAGATCATAGGAATGCAATTAGTCACTCCACAAACGAGCGCTGAAGGTAAAAAGGTACACCAGGTTCTTGTTGCTGAAGATGTTTATGAGCCTGGAGAGGCTGAGATCGAGGAATTTTACATGTCGGTTCTTCTAGACCGTGCACAAGGAAAAAATATGATCATGTATTCTACTGAAGGTGGAATGGATATCGAGACTGTTGCTGAGGAGACTCCACATTTGATCTTTACCGAAACTGTGGATCCTGCACATGGATTACAAGGCTTTCAAGCACGTCGTATTGCTTTCAACTTAGGTTTGAGCGGTAAGGCCTTTAAAGAAATGACCAAGTTTGTAACGCAACTTTATAATGCTTATGTAGGTTCTGACTCTGCGTTATTTGAGATCAACCCTGTACTTAAGGCGAGTGACAACCGCATCATCGCTGTAGATTGTAAAATCACTCTAGACGAGAATGCGCTGTTCCGTCACAAGGATCTAGCTGAAATGCGCGACACTCGTGAAGAGAATCCAACTGAAGTGGAGGCTAAGGCTGTAGGACTTAACTATGTTGACCTAGACGGTAATGTAGGTTGTATGGTAAATGGTGCCGGTCTTGCGATGGCTACGATGGACTTGATCAAGCAAGCTGGAGGAGAACCTGCTAACTTCCTAGATGTAGGTGGAACCGCAGATGCCAAAAGGGTGGAAGAGGCTTTCCGTATTATCTTAAAAGATGATAAGGTAGAAGCGATCTTGGTAAACATTTTCGGTGGTATCGTGCGTTGTGACCGTGTTGCTCAAGGTATCGTAGATGCCTATAAAAATATGGGTGACGAGATAAATGTACCGATCATCGTTCGACTGCAGGGAACCAACGCTGAAATAGCAAAAGAACTCATTGATAATTCTGGACTTGACGTACAGAGTGCCGTTGAATTTAAAGAAGCAGCTGATAAGGTGCAGGCGGTGCTTGCTTAA
- a CDS encoding translocation/assembly module TamB domain-containing protein: MLRTVLVLFIIFLILVWVFSYSSVQTWAGRQATDYLNEEFDVNVSIKKIKVLYSGDVVINDALALDERQDTMIYFKELETSVLGFSAMMAGSPNLGDTEIDDLILNIRRYKGEPTDNLTVFIEKLSSEPTGEPVQPFELTTGDLTINNATVRVIDEDLTIPESFLGSNMNVETEGLHILGSVIESNITHADFILGNGSMKTIDGVRETIVIKDLAADFQYTPSQITADDLTIETDASTLIGDLKLNYKREDLAEFLTKVQWDFKIDTAQIATNEIRKFYDEIVPNESVALSGYLQGTLNDFKVDNMFASTLNDISIDGDMHFKNLVENEEEFFIEGDFRNLQISNRDLKKFLPNILGDQMPRQLNELGTIKAQGYASVDSNRLVTRMRGSTRKGNFDTDLTLTEIQSGNIGYVGNVQLKSVDLGAILDDDKFGKTTLNLNVSGRGFTPEKAISTLRGSAIEFTYNGYRYRNIVVNGNLKKPIFNGRISVNDPNLKMKFNGLVDMSETINKYDFNAQIEYANLNAINIFKRDSISELRGNIIMDMEGTNLDNATGDINITETSYKNQNGNYVFDDLVISSSFNENVRLLTVKSTDVIEGEISGEFKVREIPELFKNSIGTVYTNYKSKNITDNQYLNYEFQIYDKIVDLVFPEMDLGENTILKGRVSSNESEFKMTFRTPMIDAYGVYLDNVNVQVDNQNPIFNTYVKIDEVRNRVYDVRDFQLINVTKNDTLLFRTEFENAKRPEDKFKLSLYHTVDEQSQSVVGIRKSNFRFQGKKWQLNKNADDVQFTFDHNFKKFSLDSLSATNGQEKITLAGLYDQKEAKEVYLDFEKVRISSLVSPIDSLKLRGQIDGTLKLEQINGNYAPTSDFTVQSFEVNDTPLGNFDLKVKGDESLTNYIVHAQLRDDDTRTFVADGTINTSGENSTYDVEATFNDFNLISFSPLGGVVLDNIRGFADGKATLTGKLSEPEINGELTLRNAGLRLPYLNTDFDFQESANVTITPDAFEFEQIELTDTKFGTKGILNGSIEHKNFGFWELDLALESDRLLVLDTDLTPEALYYGTAFIDGSATITGPTTELFIDVTATTSDDTVFKIPIDDGESLGDTSAIYFLSPEEKAARVSGETVEIKEVNGLELRFDLRVTPVAEVEITVDPTNGSYLRGSGYGNLLIEINTNGKFIMNGDFIATEGIYNFKYAGIVNKEFTITPGGTVDWNGDPTKANIDVSAVYSTRANPSILLDNPNLNAQIPVEVVTYLEGDLTFFDPEFQIRFPNTNSVVSSELQYRLDDRAERQLQALSLITSGSFYNPNSIGQNAVTGNVVENVTGIVNDLVSNQDSQFDFGVSYEASERNPNSALQRSDRFGITLSTQISDRVLINGKLGVPVGTTNATERAVIGNVEIEFLLNDDGTLRLKLFNRENTLQQFGQQEDYTQGLGLQYQVNFDSIAELYEKIFKKTMSRETETEKTAQEQVSTPSN, translated from the coding sequence TTGTTGCGTACAGTCTTAGTGCTGTTCATTATCTTTCTGATCTTAGTTTGGGTATTTTCCTATTCTAGTGTGCAAACCTGGGCAGGTCGTCAGGCTACAGACTACTTGAACGAGGAGTTTGACGTTAACGTCTCCATCAAGAAAATTAAAGTTCTGTACTCTGGAGATGTTGTGATTAATGATGCCCTTGCTCTGGACGAGCGTCAAGATACGATGATTTATTTCAAGGAGCTTGAAACATCTGTTTTGGGATTTAGTGCCATGATGGCTGGGAGTCCTAATTTAGGCGATACTGAAATTGACGATCTTATTTTAAACATTAGGAGGTATAAGGGAGAACCTACCGACAATCTTACTGTTTTTATTGAAAAACTAAGCTCAGAACCTACTGGAGAACCGGTACAACCTTTTGAACTTACTACTGGAGATCTCACCATTAATAACGCCACTGTACGTGTTATAGATGAGGATTTGACAATACCAGAATCCTTTTTAGGCTCAAATATGAATGTGGAGACTGAAGGTTTGCACATTTTAGGCTCTGTTATTGAAAGTAATATAACCCATGCCGATTTTATATTAGGGAATGGGAGCATGAAAACTATTGATGGCGTGAGGGAAACTATAGTCATAAAAGACCTTGCTGCAGATTTTCAATACACTCCATCTCAGATCACAGCAGATGATTTGACCATTGAGACTGATGCCAGTACATTGATAGGTGATTTAAAATTGAATTATAAACGTGAAGATCTCGCTGAATTCCTAACCAAAGTGCAATGGGATTTCAAAATTGATACGGCGCAAATAGCAACCAATGAAATCAGAAAATTCTACGATGAAATTGTTCCGAATGAATCGGTTGCGCTTTCTGGATACCTGCAAGGAACTTTAAATGATTTCAAAGTAGACAATATGTTTGCCTCTACTTTAAATGATATTTCTATCGACGGTGATATGCATTTCAAGAACCTCGTGGAGAACGAGGAGGAGTTTTTTATTGAAGGGGACTTCAGGAATCTCCAAATAAGCAATCGCGATTTGAAAAAATTTCTCCCCAATATACTGGGAGATCAAATGCCGAGACAACTCAACGAACTTGGTACTATAAAAGCTCAAGGTTATGCTAGTGTAGATTCTAATCGTCTCGTCACTAGAATGCGAGGCTCAACGCGTAAGGGTAATTTTGATACAGATCTCACCCTTACTGAAATACAGAGTGGGAATATAGGTTACGTAGGAAACGTTCAACTTAAAAGTGTTGATCTCGGAGCGATTTTAGACGATGATAAATTTGGCAAAACCACGCTCAATCTCAATGTGAGCGGTCGTGGTTTTACACCTGAAAAAGCAATTTCAACCTTACGCGGAAGCGCTATTGAATTCACCTACAATGGGTATAGGTATAGAAATATTGTGGTTAATGGGAACCTCAAAAAACCAATTTTTAACGGTAGGATAAGTGTTAATGACCCTAATCTGAAAATGAAGTTCAATGGCCTTGTTGATATGTCTGAAACTATTAATAAGTATGATTTCAACGCTCAGATAGAATATGCTAACCTCAATGCTATCAACATTTTCAAAAGAGATAGCATTTCAGAATTAAGAGGCAACATTATAATGGATATGGAAGGTACTAACCTTGATAATGCCACGGGAGATATTAATATCACAGAAACCAGTTATAAAAATCAGAATGGAAACTATGTGTTTGATGATCTGGTTATTTCCTCATCGTTTAATGAAAACGTTCGTTTACTTACGGTCAAGAGTACGGATGTAATTGAGGGAGAGATCAGTGGTGAATTTAAAGTGAGGGAAATTCCAGAACTTTTCAAAAATAGTATTGGTACCGTGTATACCAATTATAAGAGTAAAAACATAACTGATAATCAGTATTTGAACTATGAATTTCAGATCTACGATAAAATTGTTGATTTAGTATTTCCAGAAATGGATCTGGGTGAGAATACCATTTTGAAAGGTCGCGTGAGTAGTAATGAGTCCGAATTTAAAATGACCTTTAGAACACCCATGATTGATGCCTACGGTGTTTATTTGGATAATGTAAATGTTCAAGTGGACAATCAAAATCCTATTTTTAATACGTATGTAAAGATTGATGAGGTCAGGAATAGGGTATATGACGTCAGAGACTTTCAATTAATTAATGTCACCAAAAACGACACATTACTTTTTAGAACAGAGTTTGAAAATGCAAAAAGACCTGAGGATAAATTTAAACTAAGTCTTTATCATACTGTTGATGAGCAAAGTCAGAGTGTTGTAGGTATAAGAAAAAGCAATTTTAGATTTCAGGGTAAAAAGTGGCAGCTCAATAAGAATGCTGATGATGTACAATTCACGTTTGATCATAACTTTAAAAAATTCTCTCTCGATTCTCTGTCAGCAACAAATGGCCAAGAGAAAATAACTCTAGCAGGACTTTACGATCAGAAAGAAGCTAAAGAGGTTTATCTGGATTTCGAGAAAGTGAGAATCTCTAGTCTCGTCTCTCCTATCGACAGTTTGAAATTAAGAGGCCAGATTGATGGAACCTTGAAATTAGAACAGATTAATGGTAACTATGCTCCAACAAGTGATTTCACGGTCCAATCTTTTGAGGTGAACGACACACCCCTAGGTAATTTTGATTTGAAAGTCAAAGGGGATGAATCACTCACAAATTATATCGTCCACGCCCAGCTCAGAGATGATGACACCAGAACTTTTGTTGCTGATGGTACCATAAACACATCTGGTGAAAATTCCACTTATGATGTAGAAGCAACTTTCAATGACTTTAATTTAATCTCTTTCAGTCCTTTGGGAGGAGTGGTCCTAGATAACATAAGAGGTTTTGCTGATGGAAAAGCTACACTAACTGGAAAACTTTCTGAACCAGAGATAAATGGTGAACTTACCCTACGCAATGCTGGACTACGCCTACCCTATCTTAATACTGATTTTGACTTTCAAGAATCGGCAAATGTGACCATCACTCCAGATGCTTTTGAATTTGAGCAAATAGAACTGACTGACACAAAATTTGGAACCAAAGGGATTCTAAATGGTTCTATTGAACATAAAAATTTTGGGTTCTGGGAATTGGACCTAGCCTTGGAATCCGATCGTCTACTTGTGCTCGATACAGATTTGACTCCTGAAGCACTTTATTACGGTACCGCATTTATAGACGGTAGCGCAACCATCACCGGTCCTACTACTGAGCTTTTCATCGACGTCACAGCAACAACAAGTGATGATACAGTGTTTAAGATTCCTATAGATGATGGTGAATCTCTAGGAGATACTAGCGCGATCTACTTTTTGAGTCCTGAAGAAAAGGCTGCTAGAGTTTCTGGTGAGACCGTTGAAATTAAAGAAGTCAATGGACTTGAATTAAGGTTTGATTTGAGGGTAACTCCAGTTGCTGAAGTAGAAATCACTGTAGATCCTACAAACGGTAGTTATTTAAGAGGAAGTGGTTATGGGAACTTGCTCATTGAGATCAATACAAACGGAAAATTCATCATGAATGGTGATTTCATCGCTACTGAGGGTATTTACAACTTTAAATATGCAGGGATCGTAAATAAGGAATTTACCATAACTCCCGGTGGAACCGTAGATTGGAATGGTGACCCCACAAAAGCCAATATCGACGTTAGCGCGGTATACAGTACTCGCGCAAACCCTTCTATCCTACTCGATAACCCTAACTTGAACGCTCAGATTCCGGTAGAAGTTGTTACCTATCTAGAAGGAGATCTTACTTTCTTTGATCCTGAATTTCAGATCAGATTCCCTAATACGAACTCGGTGGTGAGCTCTGAGCTGCAGTACCGCCTAGATGATCGAGCAGAGCGTCAATTACAAGCTTTGTCATTGATTACCTCTGGATCTTTCTATAATCCAAACAGTATTGGTCAAAATGCTGTTACCGGTAACGTAGTGGAAAATGTTACGGGAATTGTAAATGATTTAGTGAGTAATCAAGATAGCCAATTTGACTTTGGAGTGAGTTATGAGGCTAGTGAGCGCAATCCTAACTCAGCTTTACAGCGTTCTGACCGTTTTGGTATCACCTTGAGCACCCAGATTTCAGATCGCGTACTGATTAATGGGAAGCTGGGTGTACCAGTAGGAACTACAAACGCTACGGAAAGAGCGGTTATTGGAAATGTGGAGATCGAATTCCTCCTGAACGATGATGGAACACTACGTTTAAAACTTTTCAACCGTGAGAATACCTTACAGCAATTTGGCCAGCAAGAGGATTATACTCAAGGTCTAGGTCTTCAATATCAGGTCAACTTTGATTCCATTGCCGAATTATACGAGAAGATCTTTAAGAAAACCATGAGCAGAGAAACAGAAACAGAAAAGACTGCTCAGGAGCAAGTGTCAACACCTTCAAATTGA
- the tsaD gene encoding tRNA (adenosine(37)-N6)-threonylcarbamoyltransferase complex transferase subunit TsaD, producing the protein MNKQSCYILAIESSCDDTACAILKNDKVLANVITNQKIHEQYGGVVPELASRAHQSNIVPAVDTALKKAGIKKSDLSAIAFTRGPGLMGSLLVGTSFAKSLAQGLDIPLIEVHHMQGHILAHFIETGNPKPTFPFLGLTISGGHTQIVKVTDYHNMEVLGTTQDDAIGEAFDKTGKILGLGYPAGPQLDKLAQKGNPYRFDFPIPKAPDLNYSFSGFKTAVLYFIQKETKNNPDFIAQNLEDICASVQHTLIEILFKKVEKAVKKTGIKQVAMGGGVSANSGIRKRLLSYQDKGWTVFIPPFEFTTDNAAMIGISAYFKYLEKDFASFDVTASPRIAM; encoded by the coding sequence ATGAACAAACAAAGTTGCTACATACTTGCTATAGAATCTTCATGTGACGACACTGCATGCGCTATTCTAAAAAATGACAAGGTACTGGCTAATGTCATTACCAATCAGAAAATCCATGAGCAATACGGTGGTGTGGTACCAGAGCTGGCTTCAAGAGCCCACCAGTCTAACATTGTGCCCGCAGTTGATACGGCTCTAAAAAAAGCTGGAATAAAAAAAAGTGATTTGAGTGCTATTGCTTTTACTCGCGGTCCTGGTTTAATGGGTAGCTTACTAGTGGGCACTAGTTTTGCAAAATCTCTCGCTCAAGGGCTAGATATTCCGCTTATTGAGGTGCACCACATGCAAGGACACATTCTTGCACATTTCATAGAAACGGGAAACCCTAAACCTACTTTCCCATTTCTAGGACTCACCATCAGTGGTGGTCATACACAGATCGTAAAGGTGACAGATTATCATAATATGGAAGTCCTAGGAACCACTCAAGATGATGCGATAGGTGAGGCCTTTGACAAAACAGGTAAAATATTGGGGCTTGGATATCCAGCAGGTCCTCAGTTAGATAAGCTAGCTCAAAAAGGAAATCCTTATCGTTTTGATTTTCCGATACCTAAAGCTCCTGATCTCAACTATAGTTTCAGTGGTTTCAAAACAGCAGTCTTATATTTTATTCAGAAAGAAACTAAGAATAACCCTGATTTTATCGCTCAAAATCTTGAAGATATTTGCGCCAGTGTGCAACATACCTTGATTGAAATTTTATTTAAAAAGGTGGAAAAGGCCGTTAAAAAAACCGGTATCAAACAAGTGGCCATGGGAGGTGGTGTAAGTGCTAATTCTGGGATTAGGAAACGCTTACTTTCTTATCAAGATAAAGGCTGGACCGTCTTCATTCCGCCATTTGAGTTCACGACTGATAATGCTGCGATGATCGGTATCTCAGCCTATTTTAAGTATTTGGAAAAGGATTTTGCCAGCTTTGACGTTACCGCTAGCCCCAGAATCGCCATGTAG
- a CDS encoding 16S rRNA (uracil(1498)-N(3))-methyltransferase yields the protein MQLFYYDIPSAQSTKLELEKQDSRHLTKVLRKKSGDTFHVTDGKGNLFDATLGLVTSNRCEIDLAFAKAEPPPSPSLHIAIAPTKMNDRMEWFLEKATEIGVSTISPIICQRSERKKINHDRFQRIITSALQQSAQLWMPELKDQQSFDQFVKNHDAQQKFMAHCMDGTEGYLGSQLEMGSDTIIMIGPEGDFTPDEWKMAITMGFESVNLGNTRLRTETAGVYTATIFQGLQLLDLK from the coding sequence ATGCAATTATTTTATTACGACATACCCAGCGCACAGTCCACAAAACTGGAATTAGAAAAACAAGATTCTCGCCATCTCACAAAAGTGCTGCGTAAAAAATCGGGCGATACCTTTCACGTGACTGACGGCAAAGGGAATTTATTTGATGCTACGCTGGGACTTGTAACCAGTAATAGGTGTGAGATAGATCTCGCTTTCGCGAAAGCGGAACCTCCACCATCACCATCACTACACATTGCCATTGCACCCACTAAAATGAACGATCGCATGGAGTGGTTTCTGGAGAAGGCAACGGAAATAGGTGTTTCTACCATATCACCCATAATTTGTCAACGTAGCGAGCGTAAAAAGATCAATCACGATCGCTTTCAAAGAATAATCACCAGCGCGTTGCAACAGAGTGCGCAGCTATGGATGCCCGAGCTGAAAGATCAGCAATCATTTGACCAATTTGTTAAGAATCACGATGCTCAGCAAAAATTTATGGCGCATTGTATGGATGGGACTGAAGGTTATCTCGGGTCGCAATTAGAAATGGGAAGTGACACCATAATTATGATAGGACCTGAAGGCGACTTCACGCCAGATGAATGGAAAATGGCGATTACCATGGGGTTTGAATCTGTTAATTTAGGGAATACTCGTTTGCGCACCGAGACTGCTGGAGTCTATACTGCTACCATTTTTCAAGGATTGCAGCTGCTTGATTTGAAGTAA
- a CDS encoding DUF4159 domain-containing protein — translation MRGCILMIAFLIISGVQAQQLAVLKYSGGGDWYSNPSSLPNLISYCNENLGTTLSDDVATVEPSSSDIFQYPFVHMTGHGNVLFQDLDIENLRDYLLSGGFLHIDDNYGMQEYLDKEIVKLFPNKTFVELPVDHPIFNSYASFPKGLPKIHEHEGSRPQAKGIFHEGRLILLFTVESDLGDGWESPEVHNDSPEVRKKALDMGANIIKYVFQN, via the coding sequence ATGCGAGGATGTATTTTAATGATTGCTTTTCTTATAATATCGGGCGTTCAAGCTCAACAACTAGCGGTTTTAAAGTACAGTGGTGGGGGAGACTGGTATTCAAATCCCTCGTCATTACCTAACTTAATTTCTTACTGTAACGAGAATCTAGGTACCACGTTAAGTGATGATGTTGCAACAGTGGAGCCCTCGAGTAGTGATATATTTCAGTATCCATTTGTGCATATGACTGGTCATGGGAACGTTTTGTTCCAAGACCTTGACATTGAAAATCTACGGGATTATTTGCTGAGTGGTGGATTTCTCCACATTGATGATAACTACGGCATGCAAGAATATCTTGATAAGGAGATCGTCAAATTGTTTCCTAACAAGACGTTTGTGGAGCTACCGGTAGATCACCCTATATTCAACAGCTACGCCAGCTTCCCAAAGGGCTTGCCTAAAATCCATGAGCATGAAGGATCACGACCCCAAGCAAAAGGCATTTTTCATGAAGGCAGACTTATACTCTTATTCACTGTAGAAAGCGACCTGGGTGATGGGTGGGAAAGTCCAGAGGTTCATAACGACTCACCTGAGGTGCGTAAAAAGGCCCTGGATATGGGTGCCAATATTATCAAATATGTATTTCAAAACTGA
- a CDS encoding AI-2E family transporter, producing MTTKQTSKAISFGILRAVGIMIGIVILLLFLYEIQAVLAYIGIAAVISLIGRPLVLFLRDTIGIPNTMSVIITLFLIFCIILGAISLMIPVIIEQGENFSKINVDEVRQNLEVLNNEFNDYFNIKRVDLLERIEQLDFFQNFSLDIVPTFINSFFGTLGDLAIGLFSILFIAFFLLKDSRLLLEGVLVFSKKGNEGQFLRAFTKIKQLLSRYFIGLLFQVLILFTLYTIMLVIVGVENALIIAFFCALLNLIPYLGPVIGYFLMSAFVISDNLGLNFTELILPKLIIVLIGYGIVQAIDNFINQPLIFGASVKSHPLEIFIVILLAGIVFGVLGLVLAIPTYTAVKVISKEFLSEYKIVKKLTQNL from the coding sequence ATGACCACAAAACAAACTTCTAAAGCCATTTCTTTTGGAATCTTGAGAGCCGTTGGGATCATGATTGGTATCGTGATTCTTTTGCTTTTTCTGTATGAGATCCAGGCTGTACTCGCTTACATAGGTATAGCTGCGGTTATATCTTTGATAGGGAGGCCTTTAGTATTGTTTCTAAGAGATACGATAGGTATTCCCAATACCATGTCAGTAATTATCACGCTGTTTCTCATTTTTTGTATCATACTGGGAGCTATTTCCCTCATGATTCCCGTAATAATAGAACAAGGTGAGAATTTCAGTAAGATCAATGTAGATGAGGTACGACAGAATCTGGAAGTATTAAACAATGAATTTAATGATTATTTCAACATCAAGCGTGTCGATCTTTTAGAGCGTATCGAGCAACTGGATTTCTTTCAAAATTTTAGTCTTGATATTGTTCCTACGTTTATCAATTCCTTTTTTGGGACGCTAGGTGATCTAGCCATAGGACTTTTCTCGATACTGTTTATTGCATTCTTTCTATTAAAGGACAGTAGATTATTACTTGAAGGGGTGCTGGTATTCTCAAAAAAAGGGAATGAGGGACAGTTCCTCAGGGCTTTCACTAAGATAAAGCAACTGCTGTCTCGTTACTTCATAGGACTGCTATTTCAGGTTTTGATTTTGTTTACGCTTTACACCATCATGCTTGTCATAGTAGGAGTGGAAAATGCGCTTATCATAGCCTTTTTCTGTGCACTGCTGAATTTAATACCTTATTTAGGTCCAGTGATAGGTTATTTTTTGATGTCTGCATTTGTGATCAGTGATAATCTGGGACTCAATTTTACGGAATTGATCTTGCCAAAGTTGATCATCGTACTCATAGGCTACGGTATCGTTCAGGCAATCGATAATTTCATCAATCAACCTCTTATATTTGGTGCAAGTGTTAAATCACATCCTTTGGAGATTTTTATCGTGATCCTATTGGCAGGCATTGTTTTCGGAGTGCTGGGTTTGGTGCTTGCGATACCTACTTATACTGCTGTTAAGGTGATTTCTAAAGAATTTTTGAGCGAATACAAAATCGTGAAAAAGCTTACCCAAAACTTGTGA